A region from the Musa acuminata AAA Group cultivar baxijiao chromosome BXJ1-10, Cavendish_Baxijiao_AAA, whole genome shotgun sequence genome encodes:
- the LOC103968691 gene encoding uncharacterized protein At1g10890, which produces MPRTVSRSPSYRRRRSPSPRYSSRRSRRDRSRSPYSYRRKSRSPSPRWRKSRSPSLRRRISRSPSPRRHKRQRSRSMSTSPVNKSESPSLVSIEQKNALERQRQEEEKKRRQKEAELRILEEETARRIEEAIRKKVEESLNSEEIKLEIQRRIEEGHKKLLDEVAAQLEKEKEAALIEARQKAEQERKEREELDKMLEENQRRVEESQRREALEQQQKELERCLELERMQKEKEEAMRRKKMWEEEEKANQMKLLGKNKSRPKLSFAIGLK; this is translated from the exons ATGCCTCGGACGGTCTCCCGGTCCCCTTCTTATAGGAGAAGACGGTCTCCTTCTCCTAGATACAGCAGCCGGAGAAGCAGAAGGGATCGCAGCCGCTCCCCTTATTCTTATAG GAGGAAAAGTCGTTCTCCTTCTCCAAGATGGCGTAAAAGCCGTTCTCCGAGCCTTCGGAGACGTATTAGTCGTTCTCCATCGCCAAGGCGACACAAGAGACAAAGGAGTAGGAGCATGTCAACTTCGCCTGTAAACAAGTCTGAAAGCCCTAGTCTTGTGTCCATTGAGCAAAAAAATGCTCTTGAGAGACaaagacaagaagaagaaaagaaacg GCGACAAAAGGAAGCAGAACTTAGAATTCTGGAAGAAGAAACTGCTCGAAGAATTGAAGAAGCCATAAGGAAGAAAGTCGAGGAGTCTTTGAACTCTGAGGAGATCAAGCTTGAAATACAAAGACGAATTGAAGAAGGTCATAAGAAACTACTTGATGAGGTTGCTGCCCAActtgaaaaagaaaaggaagcagCTCTTATAGAGGCAAGGCAGAAAGCG GAACAAGAACGGAAGGAGAGGGAGGAGTTGGATAAGATGCTCGAGGAGAATCAAAGAAGAGTCGAGGAGTCTCAAAGAAGAGAAGCTTTAGAGCAGCAGCAAAAGGAGCTGGAGCGTTGTCTAGAGCTGGAACGTATgcagaaagaaaaggaggaagcaATGCGAAGAAAGAAAATGtgggaggaagaagaaaaggctaATCAGATGAAGCTATTGGGAAAGAACAAATCTCGCCCTAAGTTGTCATTTGCTATAGGTTTGAAGTGA